The proteins below come from a single Methanolobus chelungpuianus genomic window:
- the flaJ gene encoding archaellar assembly protein FlaJ — MGNSYEKAFKNLGMDPRDYARKFALPIIVFGIVFAVLMQILLPTLFVGPASYIPALVAFICVFFAFSYPLSVLASKAARMDNNMHYYITQMGSIATAETPRLDIIRIVSENEDYRELAHETRKIYDLVTVWNMSLADACRFISKRTPSVIFEDFLDRFAHALQSGEDVKSFLFAEQNVVMNEYEAMYNGALYSVEIVKELFVSLVMSLIFLASFAVIMPVITGMNAELLMAIVVVVFLVTDLVLVMFTRSKVPQDPAWSRSKALTKDKIRLYRSIPVSLAGCLIVGVALLLYGKVNTSIAVAMFFTPLVYTGYVARKIEKSIRRKDENFPAFIRSLGSSAGARGGMIDDALRALRAHDFGPLTKDVNNLYKMLATRIDKFSSWNHFSANTGSNLISRFCVMFVEATNLGGQPEIIGDIIASNFHRIVNLRKKRTQSASSLVGVLYGLTGGIGFTMYISLGVVGLMQEMFATVEMPAGMSIGMVLYTNVGNMTTLENMVLGIMIGHSFMSALLIRIVDGGHMLSSTIDFVVMVWISAISAVVTIAAVSSLLGMG; from the coding sequence CTGCACTTGTTGCTTTCATATGTGTCTTTTTTGCCTTCTCATATCCCCTGTCCGTTCTAGCTTCAAAGGCAGCGCGCATGGACAACAACATGCACTACTATATCACCCAGATGGGTTCCATAGCCACCGCAGAGACCCCAAGGCTTGATATTATCCGCATCGTGTCGGAGAATGAGGATTACCGTGAACTTGCGCATGAGACAAGGAAGATTTATGACCTTGTGACTGTCTGGAACATGAGCCTGGCAGATGCATGCAGGTTCATATCAAAAAGAACTCCATCTGTCATATTTGAGGATTTCCTTGACCGCTTTGCCCATGCGCTCCAGTCGGGAGAGGATGTGAAGAGCTTCCTTTTTGCCGAGCAGAACGTGGTAATGAACGAATATGAGGCTATGTATAACGGTGCCCTCTACTCTGTGGAGATAGTCAAGGAGCTTTTCGTTTCCCTTGTAATGTCCCTCATATTCCTGGCCTCCTTTGCGGTCATCATGCCTGTGATAACAGGTATGAACGCGGAACTGCTCATGGCCATCGTGGTCGTGGTCTTCCTTGTCACGGACCTTGTACTTGTTATGTTCACCAGGAGCAAGGTGCCGCAGGACCCGGCATGGAGCAGGTCAAAAGCGCTGACCAAAGACAAGATCAGGTTGTATCGCTCCATCCCCGTATCCCTGGCAGGCTGCCTCATTGTAGGCGTAGCTCTCCTTCTCTACGGGAAGGTCAACACTTCAATAGCTGTTGCGATGTTCTTCACTCCTCTTGTTTATACAGGATACGTCGCGCGTAAGATCGAAAAGAGTATTCGCAGGAAGGATGAGAACTTTCCGGCTTTCATCCGCTCCCTGGGCAGCTCCGCAGGTGCAAGGGGCGGCATGATAGATGACGCATTAAGGGCTCTGCGTGCTCATGATTTCGGACCCCTGACAAAAGATGTCAACAACCTCTACAAGATGCTGGCAACAAGGATCGATAAGTTCTCTTCCTGGAACCACTTCTCAGCAAACACCGGAAGTAACCTTATAAGCAGGTTCTGTGTGATGTTCGTGGAGGCAACCAACCTTGGAGGGCAGCCTGAGATCATCGGCGACATAATAGCAAGCAATTTTCACAGGATAGTCAACCTGAGGAAAAAAAGGACCCAGTCCGCAAGCAGCCTTGTGGGTGTCCTCTACGGCCTGACAGGAGGCATAGGTTTTACCATGTACATTTCCCTTGGTGTGGTGGGACTGATGCAGGAGATGTTCGCAACTGTGGAGATGCCTGCAGGTATGTCCATAGGCATGGTGCTGTACACCAATGTGGGTAACATGACAACTCTTGAGAACATGGTTCTCGGCATAATGATAGGCCACTCGTTCATGTCTGCGCTTCTCATTCGCATAGTTGACGGGGGACACATGCTTAGCTCAACCATCGACTTCGTCGTCATGGTGTGGATATCTGCAATAAGTGCAGTGGTAACGATAGCAGCAGTGTCATCTCTTCTTGGAATGGGTTGA
- a CDS encoding isocitrate/isopropylmalate dehydrogenase family protein, with amino-acid sequence MRLAIVEGDGIGKEVIPAAVEVLDALGLDVEKVPVELGYGKWERTGQAITEDDLKVLKGCDCILFGAITTPPDPNYKSVLLTIRKELDMYANIRPIRPLPSVKGILGRSNFNFVIVRENTEGLYSGIEEIGQDISWTKRIITRKGSERIAEYACKLAKSRKSQLVIVHKSNVMKSDKLFLDVCREVAGSKGVEYTDELVDSMAYKLIRSPERYDVIVTTNLFGDILSDMSAALVGSLGLLPSANIGSRHAFFEPVHGSAPDIAGKGIANPIAAILSLRMMLEWYGKMPEAALVEEAVDAALTEGITTPDLGGTYTTKEMTCAVVDYIRREKERTE; translated from the coding sequence TTGAGGCTTGCTATTGTAGAGGGTGACGGGATCGGAAAAGAAGTGATCCCGGCAGCTGTGGAAGTGCTTGATGCACTCGGGCTTGATGTCGAGAAGGTCCCGGTGGAGCTGGGATACGGCAAGTGGGAGAGGACAGGACAGGCGATAACCGAAGACGACCTGAAGGTCCTCAAAGGATGTGACTGCATACTTTTCGGGGCCATAACGACCCCGCCTGACCCCAATTACAAAAGCGTGCTCCTTACCATCAGGAAAGAGCTTGATATGTATGCAAATATCCGCCCGATAAGGCCCCTGCCTTCCGTAAAGGGCATTCTAGGAAGGAGCAATTTCAATTTCGTGATAGTCAGGGAGAATACCGAGGGGCTATACTCCGGAATAGAGGAGATAGGGCAGGACATATCCTGGACAAAGCGGATCATCACACGCAAGGGCTCCGAACGAATAGCCGAATATGCCTGCAAGCTGGCAAAGAGCAGAAAGAGCCAGCTTGTGATCGTTCACAAATCCAATGTCATGAAGTCGGACAAGCTCTTCCTGGATGTCTGCCGCGAAGTTGCAGGTTCAAAAGGCGTGGAGTATACTGACGAGCTTGTGGATTCGATGGCATATAAGCTCATCAGGTCGCCTGAGAGATACGATGTAATAGTCACAACCAATCTTTTCGGGGATATACTCAGCGATATGTCTGCGGCCCTTGTGGGCAGCCTCGGACTGCTTCCCAGTGCCAATATCGGTTCACGGCACGCTTTCTTTGAACCTGTGCACGGGAGCGCACCCGACATCGCAGGAAAGGGCATTGCAAATCCCATCGCAGCCATACTGAGCCTGAGGATGATGCTGGAATGGTATGGGAAGATGCCCGAAGCCGCATTGGTGGAAGAGGCTGTCGATGCCGCCCTCACAGAAGGGATTACCACTCCCGACCTTGGAGGGACCTATACAACCAAGGAAATGACCTGTGCCGTTGTAGATTACATCAGAAGGGAAAAGGAAAGAACGGAGTAG